A part of Rhipicephalus microplus isolate Deutch F79 chromosome 8, USDA_Rmic, whole genome shotgun sequence genomic DNA contains:
- the LOC119165861 gene encoding female-specific histamine-binding protein 1-like isoform X2, whose translation MMLMQFSSQEKATAAKMYGYNKENAITYVTEDGQVFTDVLAFSDDNCYVVYALGADGTEGGYELSAKDSDNVPTSCLEKFNEYAASLPVRDVFTSDCFPEMEE comes from the exons GTTCTCAAGAAAAGGCAACTGCTGCTAAAATGTACGGCTACAATAAAGAAAACGCCATCACCTACGTTACGGAAG ATGGACAAGTTTTCACAGACGTCCTTGCATTCTCTGACGACAATTGCTATGTTGTCTACGCTCTTGGCGCAGACGGAACTGAGGGAG GGTACGAACTATCGGCAAAAGATTCTGACAATGTTCCAACCAGTTGTCTGGAGAAGTTCAATGAGTACGCTGCCAGTCTACCGGTACGGGACGTATTCACAAGTGATTGCTTTCCAGAAATGGAAGAATAA
- the LOC119165861 gene encoding female-specific histamine-binding protein 1-like isoform X3: MYGYNKENAITYVTEDGQVFTDVLAFSDDNCYVVYALGADGTEGGYELSAKDSDNVPTSCLEKFNEYAASLPVRDVFTSDCFPEMEE, translated from the exons ATGTACGGCTACAATAAAGAAAACGCCATCACCTACGTTACGGAAG ATGGACAAGTTTTCACAGACGTCCTTGCATTCTCTGACGACAATTGCTATGTTGTCTACGCTCTTGGCGCAGACGGAACTGAGGGAG GGTACGAACTATCGGCAAAAGATTCTGACAATGTTCCAACCAGTTGTCTGGAGAAGTTCAATGAGTACGCTGCCAGTCTACCGGTACGGGACGTATTCACAAGTGATTGCTTTCCAGAAATGGAAGAATAA